From the genome of Pseudomonas sp. AB6, one region includes:
- a CDS encoding MFS transporter: protein MTPTPPGGIQDTFLTDGLGILTLVTCVLASSLAFIDSSVVNVGLPAIDLDFAAGHRGLQWLIDGYLLPLSALLLLGGSMGDRFGRRRVLILGILIFGVASVVCGLAPDLATLIAARLAQGVGAAFLMPNSLAILGATFEGEKQGRAIGIWAAAAAATGAGGPILGGWLIDTVSWRMIFFINIPLASAAIYLAWRYVEKDHLSGDTTPLDWVGALLATLGLGAVTWALIGVTGPEGGSSNGVISLLAGSALLAGFLVWEHKKGLTAMMPLALFGSPGFTGLTLLTFLLYGALGCLTVLLPYVLIVASGYSSTQAGAALLPIPLVLAVASPWLGGLAGRFGARPFLIVGPCIVGAGFLLFLRMSIHVSYWADVLPALAVIAVGLSCAVAPLTTAIFASVDKQHTGSASGLNNAIARTGGLMATALLGKVLVYQGESLTGAFHGAVILSAAVCVTAGACALVIQRAPTAQGK from the coding sequence TACCTTGGTCACCTGTGTGCTGGCGTCAAGCCTGGCGTTTATCGACAGCTCGGTGGTTAACGTCGGCCTTCCTGCCATTGACCTTGACTTTGCTGCAGGCCATCGCGGGTTGCAGTGGCTGATTGACGGCTACCTGCTGCCGTTGAGCGCGCTCTTGTTGCTCGGCGGCTCCATGGGAGACCGCTTCGGGCGACGTCGAGTGCTCATCTTGGGCATCCTTATTTTTGGCGTCGCGTCCGTGGTGTGTGGGCTGGCCCCTGATTTGGCGACACTCATCGCGGCGCGTTTGGCCCAAGGAGTGGGGGCGGCGTTTCTGATGCCCAACAGCCTGGCAATCCTCGGTGCCACCTTTGAAGGTGAGAAACAGGGGCGCGCCATTGGCATATGGGCCGCAGCCGCAGCGGCCACTGGCGCGGGGGGGCCTATTCTGGGGGGCTGGCTGATCGATACCGTCAGTTGGCGAATGATCTTCTTCATCAACATACCGCTGGCCAGCGCGGCAATTTACCTGGCATGGCGCTACGTCGAGAAAGATCACCTCAGCGGCGACACAACCCCGTTGGACTGGGTGGGTGCGTTATTGGCAACCCTCGGCCTTGGTGCGGTTACCTGGGCGCTGATTGGGGTCACCGGTCCTGAAGGTGGTTCTTCCAATGGAGTCATCAGTTTGCTGGCCGGATCAGCATTGCTGGCCGGGTTTCTAGTGTGGGAACACAAAAAAGGCCTAACGGCGATGATGCCGTTGGCGCTGTTCGGCTCACCGGGGTTTACCGGATTGACGCTGCTAACTTTTTTGCTCTACGGAGCGTTGGGCTGCCTGACCGTTCTTTTGCCGTATGTGTTAATTGTCGCCAGCGGTTATTCCAGCACTCAAGCGGGTGCGGCATTGTTGCCAATTCCTTTGGTCTTGGCCGTCGCATCCCCTTGGTTAGGCGGGTTGGCGGGCCGGTTTGGCGCACGGCCGTTTTTAATAGTTGGGCCTTGCATCGTTGGCGCCGGTTTTCTGTTGTTTTTACGAATGAGCATTCACGTCAGTTACTGGGCCGATGTATTGCCCGCTCTGGCGGTTATCGCGGTAGGCCTGAGCTGCGCCGTTGCGCCATTAACGACAGCGATCTTTGCCTCGGTAGATAAACAGCACACCGGTTCGGCGTCGGGACTAAACAACGCCATCGCCCGAACCGGCGGCCTAATGGCCACAGCATTGCTGGGCAAGGTATTGGTCTACCAAGGCGAGTCGCTAACCGGTGCGTTTCATGGGGCCGTGATTTTGTCGGCCGCTGTGTGCGTCACCGCAGGAGCGTGTGCATTGGTCATCCAACGCGCACCGACGGCTCAGGGCAAATGA
- a CDS encoding DUF2252 domain-containing protein — protein sequence MTTLKDRLTFGKDARKHCSRSSQSDPGDIDRDPIPLIETSSEGRIKPLVELRYGRMLVSPFTFYRGNALLHAHDLGGTPNMSLTIPACGDCHLMNFGGFATPERNLLFSVNDFDEAHPGPWEWDLKRLVASFMIAARDLRHGKSVEESVCREVVTTYQNTMADCAHQGALDLWYDAISYEHLLEQAQSNSALARLERAIQKAERRTHADLLPKISEHDEHGHLSIRDDLPEIFHLNSAGTLLEAEDDWMRLKSGHALHETFMRDYRLTLQADRRALLARFEVQDMAFKVVGVGSVGTRCLVALLTDDQQRPLFLQIKEARASVLSGYVKAKSRIRHNGQRVVEGQRLMQSASDLFLGWTTGPGGRHFYVRQLRDKKISAELETFDSEAFAAYGRICGQALAHAQAKASGCAAEISGYIGKGASLADALLKYAQTYTEQNERDFERFQKACRKGRLQARSEADLAADHLP from the coding sequence ATGACCACCCTCAAAGACCGTCTGACGTTTGGCAAGGACGCCCGCAAACACTGCTCACGCAGTTCGCAGTCCGATCCCGGAGACATCGACCGCGATCCAATCCCGCTGATCGAAACCTCTAGTGAGGGTCGTATAAAACCTTTGGTCGAACTGCGTTACGGGCGGATGTTGGTGTCGCCCTTCACGTTTTATCGAGGCAACGCCTTGTTGCACGCCCATGACTTAGGCGGTACACCGAACATGAGCCTGACAATTCCCGCGTGTGGCGATTGTCACTTGATGAACTTCGGCGGCTTCGCCACCCCCGAACGTAACCTGCTGTTCAGCGTCAATGACTTCGACGAAGCCCACCCTGGCCCTTGGGAATGGGACTTGAAACGCTTGGTGGCGAGTTTCATGATCGCGGCCCGCGACTTACGCCACGGCAAAAGCGTGGAAGAAAGCGTGTGCCGCGAAGTCGTTACCACCTATCAAAACACCATGGCCGATTGCGCCCACCAAGGCGCTTTGGACCTATGGTACGACGCCATTAGTTATGAACATTTGTTGGAACAAGCACAGTCCAACAGCGCCCTCGCTCGACTCGAACGCGCGATTCAGAAAGCCGAACGCCGTACCCACGCCGACCTGCTACCCAAAATAAGCGAACATGACGAACACGGACACTTATCGATTCGAGACGACTTACCGGAAATCTTCCACTTGAATAGTGCCGGTACCCTGCTGGAGGCTGAAGATGACTGGATGCGCCTGAAGAGTGGACACGCGCTTCATGAAACGTTCATGCGCGATTACCGGCTTACATTGCAAGCAGACCGTCGTGCTTTGCTGGCACGCTTCGAAGTGCAGGACATGGCTTTTAAGGTGGTCGGTGTCGGCAGCGTCGGTACCCGTTGCCTGGTCGCGTTGCTGACCGACGATCAGCAGCGCCCACTGTTTCTCCAGATCAAAGAAGCGCGGGCCTCCGTACTGTCGGGTTACGTTAAAGCCAAGTCTCGCATTCGCCACAATGGGCAACGGGTGGTGGAGGGACAACGCCTGATGCAGTCCGCCAGCGACCTTTTTCTTGGCTGGACTACGGGCCCGGGTGGCCGCCATTTCTATGTACGGCAGCTGCGGGATAAGAAAATTTCAGCAGAATTAGAGACCTTTGACAGTGAAGCCTTCGCCGCTTACGGACGCATCTGTGGCCAGGCACTGGCCCACGCCCAAGCCAAAGCCTCGGGCTGCGCGGCAGAGATCAGCGGCTACATCGGCAAAGGCGCGAGCCTGGCGGATGCCCTACTTAAATACGCACAAACGTATACCGAGCAAAACGAGCGCGACTTCGAGCGTTTTCAGAAAGCCTGTCGTAAAGGGCGTTTGCAGGCGCGTTCGGAGGCAGACCTGGCCGCTGATCATTTGCCCTGA
- a CDS encoding Nramp family divalent metal transporter — MKFSLPKIATAPFCPPEVAGSVVVDSGAPLWKRVVKFAGPGLLISIGYMDPGNWATAIEAGSRYGYDLLFVVLLASLAGIALQCLCSRLGIATGRDLAQLCRERYSTRSARTQWVLAEISIVATDLAEVLGCALAFHLLLGVSLTFGIALTAFDTLLVLALQNRGFRRLEAIMLMLVLTIGVCFFIELMLIKPYWPDVFHGFKPSLSAINGAAPLYLAIGILGATVMPHNLYLHTSVVQTRLIGQDLASRQDAVRLSRIDTMGSLALAFLVNAAILILAAAAFHQTGHTGVVDIQDAYHLLDPLVGGTFASLLFGIALLASGQSSTFTGTIAGQVIMEGFLNLRIPCWQRRLITRGLALIPAFTGVWLMGDDAVGKLLILSQVVLSLQLPFALYPLIRMTNDKRLMGNFVNNLPTRLLAWSLFAGISVANIWLIAQLLN, encoded by the coding sequence GTGAAATTTAGTCTGCCAAAAATAGCCACTGCACCGTTCTGCCCGCCCGAAGTAGCCGGCTCGGTGGTTGTCGATTCCGGCGCCCCACTCTGGAAGCGCGTTGTTAAGTTCGCCGGACCTGGGTTGCTGATTTCAATCGGCTACATGGACCCGGGTAATTGGGCCACCGCCATCGAGGCCGGTTCGCGCTACGGCTACGATTTATTATTCGTGGTTCTGTTGGCAAGTCTGGCCGGAATCGCCTTGCAATGTCTGTGCTCGCGACTCGGCATTGCCACCGGTCGCGACTTGGCGCAATTGTGTCGTGAACGCTATAGCACCCGGTCGGCGCGCACTCAGTGGGTGCTCGCGGAAATATCGATCGTCGCCACTGACTTGGCTGAGGTGTTGGGCTGCGCCTTGGCGTTTCACCTGCTATTGGGCGTTTCCCTGACGTTCGGTATTGCCTTGACGGCCTTCGATACCCTGCTGGTGCTAGCCCTGCAAAATCGGGGTTTCCGCCGTTTGGAGGCGATCATGCTGATGTTAGTACTGACCATTGGCGTGTGCTTCTTCATCGAATTGATGCTGATCAAACCCTATTGGCCAGATGTATTCCATGGCTTCAAACCCTCTCTTTCTGCCATCAACGGGGCTGCACCGCTGTACTTGGCAATCGGGATTCTGGGGGCCACCGTGATGCCCCATAACCTCTACTTGCACACGTCAGTGGTTCAAACCCGGCTGATCGGCCAGGATTTGGCAAGTCGTCAAGACGCGGTACGGCTGTCGCGCATCGATACCATGGGCTCGTTAGCCTTGGCTTTTTTAGTCAATGCCGCAATCCTTATCCTCGCCGCTGCCGCATTTCATCAAACTGGCCACACCGGAGTGGTGGATATTCAAGATGCTTATCACCTGCTCGATCCCTTAGTGGGGGGTACCTTTGCCAGCCTGCTATTCGGCATTGCGTTGTTGGCTTCGGGACAGAGCTCAACGTTTACCGGCACCATCGCCGGCCAAGTGATCATGGAAGGCTTTTTAAACCTGCGCATCCCGTGCTGGCAGCGGCGCTTGATCACCCGCGGCCTGGCGTTAATTCCGGCGTTCACCGGCGTCTGGTTGATGGGTGATGACGCAGTGGGAAAGCTGCTAATCCTTAGCCAAGTGGTGTTGAGCCTGCAACTGCCATTTGCCCTGTACCCTTTGATCCGCATGACCAACGACAAGCGCTTGATGGGCAACTTCGTCAACAACCTGCCCACACGTCTACTGGCTTGGAGTTTGTTTGCGGGGATCAGCGTGGCCAACATTTGGCTCATCGCGCAGTTGTTGAATTAA